The Candidatus Woesearchaeota archaeon nucleotide sequence AAGAGTATGATTTCATATATATTTTTCTCGAAGATATATACCGAAAATCAATATTTCTCATTTCAAATTACAAAGAATGGTTTATTAATTTAGATAATAGAATTAAATCACGGTTAAATGCCGAGATTCTTGAATTCAACCCTTATAATTATGAGGAAACAAAAGGTATTCTTGAACAGAGAAGAGACTTTGCCTTTGTATCAAATATCTGGGATGATGATGCATTTAGATTAGTAGTGGAAGCAAGTTTTGCCGTGAAAGATATTAGAACTGGTTTACATCTTATGAGGGAATCTGGCTTGCTCGCTGAAGATGCTAGCGCAAAAAAAATAACTTTGGAAGAAGTGAAAAAAGCGCTGCAAAAACTCGATCAATTAGGCGTGAAAGATGATCTTAAGCTTGACGATGAAACTGACTTTATTTTAGATATTATTAAATTAAATTCCGGGAAAAAGATTGGTGACTTATATAAATTATATCAAGATAACAAAGGTGAAAGTTCCTACAAAACGTTTAAGCGAAAAATAGATAAGTTAGAAGAGGGAAAATTTATTTCAACGAAAAAAATCCCTGGCGGTGTTGATGGAAGCACCACGATGGTAACCTATGAAAGTGTTGTGCGATTGAGTGATTTTACATGAACATACTGAC carries:
- a CDS encoding AAA family ATPase; protein product: MGLFDNMLKEGESLFKNEVALDFSFQPKLLPYREKEQRQIAADIKPLFQKLNGRNALIYGKPGIGKTVAIKHVFKELEEQSEEVLSIYINCWQKNTSYKIVLDICDQIGYKFTQNKKTEELWKIVQERLNKTSVALALDEVDKLEEYDFIYIFLEDIYRKSIFLISNYKEWFINLDNRIKSRLNAEILEFNPYNYEETKGILEQRRDFAFVSNIWDDDAFRLVVEASFAVKDIRTGLHLMRESGLLAEDASAKKITLEEVKKALQKLDQLGVKDDLKLDDETDFILDIIKLNSGKKIGDLYKLYQDNKGESSYKTFKRKIDKLEEGKFISTKKIPGGVDGSTTMVTYESVVRLSDFT